A single window of Intrasporangium calvum DSM 43043 DNA harbors:
- the glyA gene encoding serine hydroxymethyltransferase — MNLLNQHLAQVDPDVAAALDAELRRQESTLEMIASENFAPLAVMEAQGSVATNKYAEGYPGRRYYGGCEHVDVVEQLAIDRVKALFGAGFANVQPHSGAQANTAVFFALLQHGDTILGLDLAHGGHLTHGMRINYSGKTFDVVPYHVDDDGRVDMAEVRRLAQERKPKMIIAGWSAYPRVLDFAEFRAIADEVGAYLFVDMAHFAGLVAAGLHPNPVPHAHVTTSTTHKTLGGPRGGIILTDDADIAKKINSAVFPGLQGGPLEHVIAAKAVSFLVAGSAEFQDRQRRTLEGAKILADRLSADDTRAAGIKVLSGGTDVHLVLVDLVDSQLDGKQAEDRLHRIGITVNRNAVPNDPRPPMVTSGLRIGTPALATRGFGATEFTEVADVIAEALQGDLTDETAGHLRGRVEALATKHPLYPAVPELSS; from the coding sequence ATGAACCTCCTCAACCAGCACCTCGCCCAGGTGGACCCCGACGTGGCCGCCGCCCTCGACGCCGAGCTCCGGCGCCAGGAGTCGACGCTCGAGATGATCGCGTCGGAGAACTTCGCCCCCCTCGCCGTCATGGAGGCCCAGGGCTCGGTCGCGACGAACAAGTACGCCGAGGGCTACCCTGGGCGCCGCTACTACGGCGGCTGTGAGCACGTCGACGTCGTCGAGCAGCTCGCCATCGATCGGGTCAAGGCCCTCTTCGGCGCCGGCTTCGCCAACGTCCAGCCGCACTCCGGCGCCCAGGCCAACACGGCGGTGTTCTTCGCGCTGCTCCAGCACGGCGACACGATCCTCGGTCTGGACCTCGCGCACGGTGGTCACCTCACGCACGGGATGCGGATCAACTACTCCGGCAAGACCTTCGACGTCGTGCCGTACCACGTCGACGACGACGGCCGGGTCGACATGGCCGAGGTCCGGCGGCTCGCGCAGGAGCGCAAGCCGAAGATGATCATCGCCGGCTGGTCGGCCTACCCCCGGGTGCTCGACTTCGCCGAGTTCCGCGCGATCGCCGACGAGGTGGGCGCCTACCTCTTCGTCGACATGGCCCACTTCGCCGGGCTCGTGGCGGCCGGCCTCCACCCCAACCCGGTGCCGCACGCCCACGTGACGACGTCGACCACGCACAAGACGCTCGGCGGCCCGCGCGGGGGGATCATCCTCACCGACGACGCCGACATCGCCAAGAAGATCAACTCGGCCGTCTTCCCCGGCCTCCAGGGCGGTCCGCTCGAGCACGTCATCGCCGCCAAGGCCGTGTCGTTCCTCGTGGCCGGCAGCGCGGAGTTCCAGGACCGGCAGCGCCGGACCCTCGAGGGCGCGAAGATCCTCGCCGACCGTCTTTCCGCCGACGACACCCGCGCCGCGGGGATCAAGGTCCTCAGCGGGGGCACGGACGTCCACCTCGTCCTCGTCGACCTCGTGGACTCGCAGCTCGACGGCAAGCAGGCCGAGGACCGGCTGCACCGGATCGGGATCACCGTGAACCGCAACGCGGTCCCCAACGACCCGCGCCCCCCGATGGTCACCTCCGGACTGCGGATCGGGACCCCGGCCCTGGCCACCCGTGGCTTCGGCGCGACCGAGTTCACCGAGGTCGCCGACGTCATCGCCGAGGCCCTGCAGGGTGACCTGACGGACGAGACCGCAGGTCACCTGCGCGGGCGGGTCGAGGCGCTCGCGACGAAGCACCCGCTCTACCCCGCGGTGCCAGAGCTGTCGTCATGA
- the gcvH gene encoding glycine cleavage system protein GcvH: MSTIPADLKYTKDHEWVRIDGDVATVGITQFAAEALGDVVYVDLPEAGSTITSGETCGEVESTKSVSDLYAPLTGEVTEVNAAVVDDPSLVNAASFEGGWLFRLRVEDGLGDLLDAEAYRAVVESA, translated from the coding sequence ATGAGCACCATCCCCGCAGACCTCAAGTACACCAAGGACCACGAGTGGGTCCGGATCGACGGTGACGTCGCCACCGTCGGCATCACCCAGTTCGCCGCCGAGGCGCTCGGCGACGTCGTCTACGTCGACCTCCCCGAGGCCGGCTCGACCATCACGTCCGGCGAGACCTGCGGCGAGGTCGAGTCGACGAAGTCGGTGAGCGACCTCTACGCACCCCTGACCGGCGAGGTCACCGAGGTGAACGCCGCGGTCGTGGACGACCCGAGCCTCGTCAACGCGGCGTCCTTCGAGGGCGGCTGGCTCTTCCGTCTCCGCGTCGAGGACGGTCTCGGCGACCTGCTCGACGCGGAGGCCTACCGCGCTGTCGTCGAGAGCGCGTGA
- the gcvT gene encoding glycine cleavage system aminomethyltransferase GcvT, with translation MTRQTALSGIHESLGASFTDFAGWRMPLRYGSELAEHHAVRNAAGLFDLSHMGEIEVVGPQAAALLDHALVGDISAVAVTKAKYTMICQEDGGILDDLIVYRLEEDRYMVVANASNAETVLGALQERAAGFDAEVQDRRDDWALVAIQGPQASAILAELTDADLAGLKYYAILETSVADRPARLARTGYTGEDGFEIFSDPADAPAIWEALSAAGADRGLIPAGLACRDSLRLEAAMPLYGNELSTTTTPYAAGLGRVVKLDKPDGFVGRDALAAVSEQPIQRVRVGLRPEGRRAPRHGYAVIDPASGETVGEVTSGAPSPTLGHPIAMAYVDQALAQPGTRLDVDVRGTHVPAEVVALPFYSRPR, from the coding sequence ATGACCCGACAGACCGCGCTCAGCGGCATCCACGAATCCCTCGGTGCCTCCTTCACCGACTTCGCCGGCTGGCGGATGCCGCTGCGCTACGGCAGCGAGCTCGCCGAGCACCACGCCGTCCGCAACGCCGCCGGACTCTTCGACCTGTCCCACATGGGCGAGATCGAGGTCGTCGGCCCGCAGGCCGCCGCGCTGCTCGACCACGCGCTCGTCGGCGACATCAGCGCCGTCGCCGTGACGAAGGCCAAGTACACGATGATCTGCCAGGAGGACGGCGGCATCCTCGACGACCTCATCGTCTACCGGCTCGAGGAGGACCGGTACATGGTCGTCGCCAACGCATCCAACGCCGAGACGGTTCTCGGTGCGCTGCAGGAGCGCGCCGCCGGCTTCGACGCCGAGGTGCAGGACCGCCGCGACGACTGGGCGCTCGTCGCGATCCAGGGCCCGCAGGCGTCCGCGATCCTCGCCGAGCTGACCGACGCCGACCTGGCCGGCCTCAAGTACTACGCGATCCTCGAGACCAGCGTCGCCGACCGCCCGGCCCGCCTCGCGCGCACCGGCTACACCGGCGAGGACGGCTTCGAGATCTTCTCCGACCCGGCCGACGCCCCGGCCATCTGGGAGGCGCTGTCGGCCGCCGGCGCCGACCGCGGGCTCATCCCCGCCGGTCTCGCGTGCCGCGACTCGCTCCGGCTCGAGGCCGCGATGCCGCTCTACGGCAACGAGCTGAGCACGACGACGACACCGTATGCCGCTGGGCTAGGGCGCGTCGTCAAGCTCGACAAGCCGGATGGTTTCGTCGGGCGGGACGCGCTCGCCGCCGTCTCCGAGCAGCCGATCCAGCGCGTGCGGGTCGGTCTGCGGCCGGAGGGCCGCCGCGCACCCCGCCACGGCTACGCCGTCATCGACCCGGCCTCCGGCGAGACCGTCGGCGAGGTGACCAGCGGCGCCCCGTCGCCGACGCTGGGCCACCCGATCGCCATGGCCTACGTCGACCAGGCGCTCGCCCAGCCCGGCACCCGGCTCGACGTCGACGTCCGCGGCACCCACGTGCCCGCCGAGGTCGTCGCCCTGCCCTTCTACAGCCGGCCCCGCTGA
- the gcvP gene encoding aminomethyl-transferring glycine dehydrogenase, giving the protein MTHHSPLSHTPAASQLPALPQSGSTSVDFHSRHIGFSADDQAKMLAELGYESLESLVDRAVPKGVRNPAALSLPQPLSEAEVQAELRAISEENDSAEAMLGLGYYGTVTPAVIRRNVVESPAWYTAYTPYQPEISQGRLEALINFQTMVADLTGLTTSNASLLDEGTAVAEAMTVMRRTSKVKAERIVVDADLFPQSIAVLRTRCAAIGVEVHVADLADGLPEEDFFGVVVQYPGASGVVRDHAALTAAAHERGALVAVSADLLALTLLAAPGDWGADIAVGSTQRFGVPMGYGGPHAGYMAVRDGLERSIPGRLVGVSVDSAGRPAYRLALQTREQHIRRDKATSNICTAQVLLAVVASMYAVYHGPEGLRAIASGVHRQAVALGDALRGAGVEVVHDDYFDTVLTKVPGRAAEIVAAAAARGVHLREVDADHVGISCSETTTGRHLAAVLAAFGAGTSGTSAAADGAPDSAPLEPAATDRLPGGLVRTSGYLTHPVFSAHHSETQMLRYLRSLSDKDYALDRGMIPLGSCTMKLNATTEMEPISLPGFAALHPFVPASAAAGYTRLVDELETWLAEVTGYAKVSIQPNAGSQGELAGLLAIRGYHRSRSEGQRDVCLIPASAHGTNAASAVMAGMRVVVVKTAPDGTVDLDHLRTTCEEHSDRLAAIMVTYPSTHGVYEEGITELCQVVHAHGGQVYVDGANLNALLGLAAPGAFGGDVSHLNLHKTFCIPHGGGGPGVGPVAVAEHLVPFLPSHPFHPDPARRDGVGPVSAAPFGSASILPISWAYVRLMGAEGLTQATKVAVLAANYVAARLAPHYPTLYTGEGGLVAHECILDLRPLTKESGVTVDDVAKRLIDYGFHAPTMSFPVAGTLMVEPTESEDLGEIDRFIDAMIAIRAEIDAVIEGTVTTADSPLRHAPHTARSLVGDWDRAYSREEGVYPAGLTDTKYWPPVGRIDQSHGDRNLVCSCPPPEAFEN; this is encoded by the coding sequence ATGACGCACCATTCTCCGCTGTCGCACACCCCCGCCGCCTCCCAGCTGCCGGCTCTGCCGCAGTCTGGTTCCACCTCAGTGGATTTCCACTCGCGGCACATCGGCTTCTCGGCCGATGACCAGGCCAAGATGCTGGCCGAGCTCGGCTACGAGTCGCTCGAGTCGCTCGTCGACCGGGCCGTCCCCAAGGGGGTGCGCAACCCCGCGGCGCTCTCCCTCCCACAACCCCTGTCCGAGGCGGAGGTGCAGGCCGAGCTGCGCGCCATCTCGGAGGAGAACGACTCGGCCGAGGCGATGCTCGGCCTGGGCTACTACGGCACCGTCACGCCGGCCGTGATCCGGCGCAACGTCGTCGAGAGCCCGGCCTGGTACACCGCCTACACGCCGTACCAGCCGGAGATCAGCCAGGGCCGCCTGGAGGCCCTGATCAACTTCCAGACCATGGTGGCGGATCTCACAGGGCTGACGACGTCGAACGCCTCCCTCCTCGATGAGGGGACCGCTGTCGCCGAGGCCATGACGGTCATGCGTCGCACGAGCAAGGTCAAGGCCGAGCGGATCGTCGTCGACGCCGACCTCTTCCCCCAGAGCATCGCGGTGCTGCGGACCCGGTGTGCGGCGATCGGTGTCGAGGTCCACGTCGCCGACCTCGCCGACGGGCTGCCCGAGGAGGACTTCTTCGGCGTCGTCGTCCAGTATCCCGGCGCCTCCGGGGTGGTTCGGGACCACGCCGCTCTCACGGCCGCGGCCCACGAGCGCGGTGCTCTCGTCGCCGTGTCCGCGGACCTGCTCGCCCTCACCCTCCTCGCCGCGCCCGGCGACTGGGGCGCCGACATCGCGGTCGGCTCGACCCAGCGGTTCGGCGTCCCGATGGGCTACGGCGGCCCGCACGCCGGCTACATGGCGGTTCGGGACGGACTCGAGCGCTCCATCCCCGGCCGCCTCGTCGGCGTGAGCGTCGACTCCGCCGGCCGCCCGGCGTACCGGCTCGCGCTCCAGACCCGCGAGCAGCACATCCGCCGGGACAAGGCGACGTCGAACATCTGCACCGCGCAGGTCCTGCTCGCCGTCGTCGCCTCGATGTACGCCGTCTACCACGGCCCCGAGGGCCTGCGTGCGATCGCCTCCGGGGTGCACCGTCAGGCGGTGGCCCTCGGCGACGCGCTCCGCGGCGCCGGGGTCGAGGTCGTCCACGACGACTACTTCGACACCGTGCTGACCAAGGTCCCGGGCCGGGCGGCCGAGATCGTCGCCGCTGCCGCTGCACGAGGGGTCCACCTGCGCGAGGTGGACGCCGACCACGTCGGGATCTCCTGCTCGGAGACGACGACCGGGCGGCACCTCGCAGCGGTCCTCGCGGCCTTCGGCGCCGGAACCTCCGGAACCTCCGCCGCCGCCGACGGCGCACCCGACAGCGCCCCCCTCGAGCCGGCCGCCACGGACCGCCTCCCCGGGGGCCTCGTCCGCACGTCGGGCTACCTGACCCACCCCGTCTTCTCCGCGCACCACTCCGAGACGCAGATGCTCCGGTACCTGCGCTCGCTCTCGGACAAGGACTATGCGCTCGACCGCGGGATGATCCCGCTCGGCTCGTGCACGATGAAGCTCAACGCCACGACCGAGATGGAGCCGATCAGCCTTCCGGGCTTCGCGGCGCTGCACCCCTTCGTGCCCGCTTCCGCGGCTGCCGGCTACACCCGGCTCGTCGACGAGCTCGAGACGTGGCTCGCGGAGGTGACCGGCTACGCGAAGGTGTCGATCCAGCCGAACGCCGGCAGCCAGGGCGAGCTCGCGGGGCTCCTCGCGATCCGCGGCTACCACCGGTCCCGCAGCGAGGGGCAGCGCGACGTCTGCCTCATCCCGGCGAGCGCCCACGGCACGAACGCCGCGTCCGCGGTGATGGCCGGCATGCGCGTCGTCGTCGTCAAGACCGCTCCCGACGGGACCGTCGACCTCGACCACCTCCGGACCACGTGCGAGGAGCACTCCGACCGGCTCGCGGCGATCATGGTGACCTACCCCTCGACGCACGGCGTCTACGAGGAGGGCATCACCGAGCTGTGCCAGGTCGTCCACGCGCACGGCGGGCAGGTGTACGTCGACGGCGCCAACCTCAACGCGCTCCTCGGGCTCGCGGCTCCGGGCGCCTTCGGGGGCGACGTCTCCCACCTCAACCTGCACAAGACCTTCTGCATCCCGCACGGCGGCGGCGGTCCCGGTGTCGGCCCGGTCGCCGTGGCGGAGCACCTCGTGCCGTTCCTCCCGTCGCACCCGTTCCACCCGGACCCGGCCCGGCGTGACGGCGTCGGTCCGGTGAGCGCGGCACCCTTCGGCTCGGCGAGCATCCTGCCGATCAGCTGGGCCTACGTCCGGCTCATGGGCGCCGAGGGGCTGACCCAGGCGACGAAGGTCGCGGTCCTCGCGGCCAACTACGTCGCCGCCCGCCTCGCCCCGCACTACCCGACGCTCTACACCGGCGAGGGCGGCCTCGTCGCCCACGAGTGCATCCTCGACCTCCGGCCGCTGACGAAGGAGTCCGGCGTCACCGTGGACGACGTCGCCAAGCGGCTCATCGACTACGGCTTCCACGCCCCGACGATGAGCTTCCCCGTCGCCGGCACCCTCATGGTGGAGCCGACCGAGTCGGAGGACCTCGGCGAGATCGACCGTTTCATCGACGCGATGATCGCGATCCGCGCCGAGATCGACGCCGTCATCGAGGGCACGGTCACCACGGCCGACAGCCCCCTCCGGCACGCCCCCCACACGGCCCGCTCGCTCGTCGGCGACTGGGACCGCGCCTACTCCCGCGAGGAGGGCGTCTACCCCGCGGGCCTCACCGACACGAAGTACTGGCCGCCGGTCGGGCGCATCGACCAGAGTCACGGCGACCGCAACCTCGTCTGCTCGTGCCCTCCGCCCGAGGCGTTCGAGAACTGA
- the cycA gene encoding D-serine/D-alanine/glycine transporter, which yields MPQLSNGADTLIAPPPAPPTPEARAAEATSAESPHLARSLSNRHIQLIAIGGAIGTGLFMGSGKTISLAGPSVIFVYMIIGFMLFFVMRAMGELLLSNLNYKSFTDFAADLLGPWAGFFTGWTYWFCWIVTGIADIVAIAGYVRYWWADLPLWIPAVSAIVLLLSLNLPTVKAFGETEFWFALVKIVAIVTLIVVGIVMVFNSFTAPNGAEASFTNLWNDGGMFPTGVMGFVAGFQIAVFAFVGLELVGTTAAETKSPERTLPKAINSIPIRIMLFYVGALVVIMAVTPWREIVADKSPFVGMFSLAGLGIAASLINFVVLTSAASSANSGMYSTSRMIYGLALEGDAPSRLRRLTKRKVPASALFFSCVFLLGGVALLYAGTSIMEAFTVVTTISALLFMFVWSMILISYLAYRRKHPERHARSAFKLPGGVVMVWVVFGFFGFLLWALTQQADTLRALLVTPVWFVVLGVAWAIVRRRPHHVARYEAFRRALQEPSETSSTVV from the coding sequence ATGCCTCAACTCAGCAACGGCGCTGACACCCTGATCGCGCCTCCCCCCGCACCTCCGACCCCCGAGGCTCGGGCGGCCGAGGCGACCAGCGCGGAGAGCCCGCACCTGGCGCGCTCCCTGTCGAACCGCCACATCCAGCTCATCGCCATCGGCGGCGCCATCGGCACGGGGCTCTTCATGGGCTCCGGCAAGACGATCTCGCTCGCCGGCCCGTCGGTGATCTTCGTCTACATGATCATCGGCTTCATGCTCTTCTTCGTCATGCGGGCGATGGGTGAGCTGCTCCTCTCCAACCTCAACTACAAGTCGTTCACCGACTTCGCCGCGGACCTCCTCGGGCCGTGGGCCGGCTTCTTCACCGGCTGGACCTACTGGTTCTGCTGGATCGTCACCGGGATCGCCGACATCGTCGCGATCGCCGGCTACGTGCGGTACTGGTGGGCGGACCTGCCGCTCTGGATCCCGGCGGTCTCCGCGATCGTCCTGCTGCTCAGCCTCAACCTGCCGACGGTCAAGGCGTTCGGCGAGACCGAGTTCTGGTTCGCGCTCGTGAAGATCGTCGCGATCGTGACGCTCATCGTCGTCGGCATCGTCATGGTGTTCAACTCGTTCACCGCGCCGAACGGAGCCGAGGCCTCGTTCACCAACCTGTGGAACGACGGCGGGATGTTCCCCACCGGTGTCATGGGCTTCGTCGCGGGCTTCCAGATCGCGGTCTTCGCGTTCGTCGGTCTCGAGCTCGTCGGCACCACGGCCGCCGAGACGAAGAGCCCGGAGCGGACGCTGCCGAAGGCGATCAACTCGATCCCGATCCGGATCATGCTCTTCTACGTCGGAGCGCTCGTCGTCATCATGGCGGTCACCCCGTGGCGTGAGATCGTGGCCGACAAGTCCCCCTTCGTGGGCATGTTCAGCCTGGCCGGCCTCGGGATCGCCGCCTCCCTCATCAACTTCGTCGTGCTGACGTCGGCCGCGTCCTCGGCCAACTCGGGGATGTACTCGACGTCGCGGATGATCTACGGGCTGGCCCTCGAGGGCGATGCCCCGTCCCGGCTCCGCCGGCTCACCAAGCGCAAGGTGCCCGCGAGCGCCCTGTTCTTCTCCTGCGTCTTCCTCCTCGGCGGCGTCGCGCTGCTCTACGCCGGCACGTCGATCATGGAGGCGTTCACCGTCGTCACGACGATCTCGGCGCTGCTCTTCATGTTCGTCTGGTCGATGATCCTCATCTCCTATCTGGCCTACCGGCGCAAGCACCCGGAGCGGCATGCCCGTTCCGCCTTCAAGCTGCCCGGCGGGGTCGTCATGGTCTGGGTCGTGTTCGGCTTCTTCGGCTTCCTCCTGTGGGCGCTCACCCAGCAGGCCGACACGCTGCGCGCCCTGCTCGTGACGCCCGTCTGGTTCGTCGTCCTCGGGGTGGCCTGGGCGATCGTCCGGCGCCGCCCGCACCACGTGGCCCGCTACGAGGCGTTCCGCCGGGCCTTGCAGGAGCCGAGCGAGACCTCCTCCACCGTCGTCTAG